The Sulfolobus sp. A20 genomic interval AATAATATAGAAGTACTAACGACAAGAAACTAAAACTTGAACAGTAAGCCTTATCAAACGGCATATCCAGATGTACTAACGACAAGAAACTAAAACCTGTAGTTGTTTCCCGTATTGGTAAATAGGAGAAAGGTACTAACGACAAGAAACTAAAACTCAAACTTCTCGGTGAAGAGGACATGGAATGCAGGGTACTAACGACAAGAAACTAAAACGTGCCGGTAGTGCCGGTGCCGGTGGTAGTGGTGGGTACTAACGACAAGAAACTAAAACTTTCCACCATTAAGCGTATATGATGTGCCGTTAAGCGTTAGTACTAACGACAAGAAACTAAAACCCGAAGTGTAGACAGTCTGAGTAAGATTTCCACGTACTAACGACAAGAAACTAAAACCCCTGAGTTCAGTTTGAGTCTGGTTTGGTAAGGTAGGTACTAACGACAAGAAACTAAAACATATGGCTATTTTTAGAGCTACAATTTCAACTGTTTGTACTAACGACAAGAAACTAAAACATTTTCGAAATGCCTTAAGCCCTAACTCGATTTCGTACTAACGACAAGAAACTAAAACAGAAATTTTAATGTGGGGGGGTGTATTTACCGCGAGGTACTAACGACAAGAAACTAAAACGAAAATCCCGAGAATTTTGATCCGCTTTTAGACTTTGTACTAACGACAAGAAACTAAAACTACAGGCTAGCATGCCCAATCATCTACCTTCAGGGTACTAACGACAAGAAACTAAAACTAGCTCCAATTTGGTAATTCTACAGACCAGTTGAAGTACTAACGACAAGAAACTAAAACAGAGATCGACAAAGACATTAGGGAACCTAATGAAGTACTAACGACAAGAAACTAAAACATAAAAATTTCCACAAGAGAAAGCTGAAAAAAGAGTACTAACGACAAGAAACTAAAACAATAACTCTGGTACTGGTATCAGTAATTCTAATCCATATGTACTAACGACAAGAAACTAAAACTTACATGGTATTGGGTAGGTACAGTTTGGGACAGAGGTACTAACGACAAGAAACTAAAACAATCTTGTTTCCATTAACGCGAGAGCTTCCTCTTTTGTACTAACGACAAGAAACTAAAACTGTACATAGAGAGATGGGGCGATTTTGTTAGAAGCGTACTAACGACAAGAAACTAAAACCTAGTAACCTTCTGGTATTCATATAATAATGGAATATCGTACTAACGACAAGAAACTAAAACTATCTACAAATCGTGTTGTTTAACGATCTCAAAAGGTACTAACGACAAGAAACTAAAACAATCCAAATGATATTATTCAGATGAAATTAATTGTGTACTAACGACAAGAAACTAAAACATAAACGTAATTGAATGGGACGGCGTATCGGACATGTACTAACGACAAGAAACTAAAACGCATCAGAAAGGACTTCTGGTTTAGTGGGATATTATGTGTACTAACGACAAGAAACTAAAACCCGACACTGTATCGCTCTCCGTGGACTGACCCACAGTACTAACGACAAGAAACTAAAACGTTAACCCGTTAGATACTAGTGGAAACATTAAGGTGTACTAACGACAAGAAACTAAAACTGGTCGCTACCCGCATAGACCTTCCAGGCAGCCGTACTAACGACAAGAAACTAAAACATGAAAGATGTTACCATGTGGGATAATCATACCTGTACTAACGACAAGAAACTAAAACATCTCTAGTTTCCAAAGTAATAAAGGGGTTATCAGAGTACTAACGACAAGAAACTAAAACATGAGAGATGGAAGATTGATGATAATTCCAATAAAAGTACTAACGACAAGAAACTAAAACAATACTCATATGATTAAGATAACCGGGGTGGTATATAGTACTAACGACAAGAAACTAAAACTCCATCCCCTAAATTCTGCGTTTTGTTTCTTTACTTGTACTAACGACAAGAAACTAAAACAAAATGAATCTATCAATAATATATGGTTTTCTCCAATGTACTAACGACAAGAAACTAAAACTCGCCAAGCATCGATGGTTACGTCGTATTTTACAAGGTACTAACGACAAGAAACTAAAACAATTAGTGCGGTAGATTTAAGGGTTAACGTATTGCAGTACTAACGACAAGAAACTAAAACAACACAACCACATTGAACTATAACTATACAAAACGTACTAACGACAAGAAACTAAAACTCTTTTTCATTATTTTTGCTCTGGTATAGACGTCTTGTACTAACGACAAGAAACTAAAACTAAGACTTATCACGCCAGTAACAAATATCCGCTTATGTACTAACGACAAGAAACTAAAACCCTTATTTACCCAGTAAACATAGAGTCCACTAAGTACTAACGACAAGAAACTAAAACGAGTATCTAAGGGGGGTCAAGATAGGATATATTAAGTACTAACGACAAGAAACTAAAACTCACGATGAGAACCGAGGGAAAAAAGGCATATTGTACTAACGACAAGAAACTAAAACTATTTCTGAAATCACTGGCAACTACATCAGCGAAGTACTAACGACAAGAAACTAAAACTTTATGTTTTTGAACCTCCGGATCATCAAAATCGATAATCTTGTACTAACGACAAGAAACTAAAACGCCATTGAGTCAAGTTAGAGACATAGTTGCTACAAGTACTAACGACAAGAAACTAAAACATGTGAAAAAAGGGAGACAGCGAAAAAGATAATAGGTACTAACGACAAGAAACTAAAACTGGCTTAGGGACTTAATATATCCATGTGGTTCCGTTCCAAATGTACTAACGACAAGAAACTAAAACCTCTCATCTCAGCAAATAATGCCACTTTCAACAGGGTGTACTAACGACAAGAAACTAAAACCTAACACCCCCACCACCAAAAAACCCCGGTAAGGGTACTAACGACAAGAAACTAAAACATCGAGAGGAATAAGCGGATATTTGTTACTGGCGTGATATGTACTAACGACAAGAAACTAAAACTCCATGGGTTGTCCTAGCATTTCGTAATCCTCAGTACTAACGACAAGAAACTAAAACACACTACACAATAGATATCGCTGATCGTGAAATGCTGTACTAACGACAAGAAACTAAAACTAGTTGCTGCTCTAATTTCTTAAGCCTTAGTTTGTACTAACGACAAGAAACTAAAACTTCTGGATCGCTTGGACTGCTGTGGTAGTAGTCTGTGTACTAACGACAAGAAACTAAAACATTGCTTGCCAGATCGTTGAGCAAAGGTGATGATGTGTACTAACGACAAGAAACTAAAACTAGCGCATATTCCAGTTGCTTGTAGATTCCTAAATCGTACTAACGACAAGAAACTAAAACGCCAATTCTCTGTTGGTAGCATCTCCTAGTGTAAAGTTGTACTAACGACAAGAAACTAAAACAGTGGAATCCAGGCTACAACCAATATATTAGTGTAGTACTAACGACAAGAAACTAAAACACTTGGACTGATGCAGTACCCCCAGTAATCGCCTCATAGTACTAACGACAAGAAACTAAAACCTAAATCCAAACATCTCTGAAAGCTTATCGGTAAAGTACTAACGACAAGAAACTAAAACTAAAAACGACACGATGGTAGTGCAAACGGTTGAGAGTACTAACGACAAGAAACTAAAACATAATGAGGGCTGGCGCTGCGCGGTTTGAACTGAAGGGTACTAACGACAAGAAACTAAAACGCTCCTAGGGACTATTGGAGGGGCATTTATCTTAAGCGTACTAACGACAAGAAACTAAAACGAGGAGGGTAGGTTTGTGGGATGGCGATATCTTAGTACTAACGACAAGAAACTAAAACTTGTTCTCCCCATCTGACACTGTACCTTTCAGAAGTACTAACGACAAGAAACTAAAACCAAAATCCTAATTCTTTTCAAATTCCAGCTGGTAGTACTAACGACAAGAAACTAAAACACCTTAATATTATTAGTTTGGTAAATGATCTCTTGTACTAACGACAAGAAACTAAAACTGGCTTTTCCAATACCCCCACAACAACAATATCATCGTACTAACGACAAGAAACTAAAACACGAGTATGTCTGCATAAAAACAAAACAAAGGTATTTTGTACTAACGACAAGAAACTAAAACATTACTCACAATTGGTGTAGTTATAATTATCCTATTGTACTAACGACAAGAAACTAAAACTGTTTTAATTTAGGATTTATTGGTGAATATGCAATTGTACTAACGACAAGAAACTAAAACTTTCAACGTATTTGTATCCAAAATCTTGTTGACGAGTACTAACGACAAGAAACTAAAACATGAAAATGAGATACGCCGTCTTAGATCAAAACAATGTACTAACGACAAGAAACTAAAACATTAGCCGTAAAGCATTTACAAGGACAAACACAATGTACTAACGACAAGAAACTAAAACTGGTAACCCAACTTATGAAATTGCCCCCATACCAATTGTACTAACGACAAGAAACTAAAACGCAAGCTGCCGGAGTACCAGGTTGTCTCCAGGCTAGGCTTGTAGTACTAACGACAAGAAACTAAAACGTGGTTACAGCAGCTTTCCCAGTGTTATCTTGTACCAATATATTGTACTAACGACAAGAAACTAAAACATTTCAGGGTTCTCTCCTAGCTCGATCCACGCTTTGTACTAACGACAAGAAACTAAAACATAGCAGAAGGTGGTATGTTAAACATAGTAGCAGCGTACTAACGACAAGAAACTAAAACTACTTGCCGTTAAGCCTGAAAACACTGCCATTGATTGTACTAACGACAAGAAACTAAAACTTTGACGCTCCTGCAGGACTTCGATTCGAGATAGTGTACTAACGACAAGAAACTAAAACACATAAATCTGGGGGGCTACTGATTTTCATGGCTTGTACTAACGACAAGAAACTAAAACTTGTAGGGAACAAGATGTTGAGTTTGCCGAAGAGATTGTACTAACGACGAGTGTGTGGACAACAATTTCATCCACCCCCCTTAAAATTCAATTTTATTCCAACTTATGTCAATAGATTTCGAGTAAACTGTGTTGAGGAATATTTTTAACCATCTCGTCATTGTGTTTCTTGTTAAGTAAGGTGAGTGCTAGGAAATCAAACCCATTCATCTTCTCGCCCTAATAAAATAACTTAACCCTAAAAATACTTTTCCACAATAAAGAAAATTCAATTTATATCAACTAAATTGTTGTCCACACACACGCTATGAGTAAATCAAGTTAAGTAGATATAGATCTAAAAATAAACTATGGATGTAAGTGTCTTAAATACTGATACTTAATTTACGTTGCCATTACATAAGTAGTTGCTAAAGACTAAAAAGGATCCGACCAAAAACTTAAGTGTAACTTATGCATGTTAGACATTCTTGCTTCATGCCTTTTGACTCTAAATTATGCAGACTGAACCCCAGCCTCTATCAGTTAGATATCCTATCCCTTCTTGAAATATTGAGTTCTTGTTAACCTCAACATTAAGCTTAACCGTTGGCATGAGTCCCAGTTTCATTTGTGATCTCTTCCCTCTCTCGAAACCTAAGGATACAACCCTATACGTTATTTTACCTTCTATAGCTTCGATATTGACTTTTTTATCATCCCAGCTTACTATATTATCATCATCTCTTGGATCAACTATGGCGGGAGAGGCTAGTAGCACTTCATTCCTTCTTATAAGCTTTCCCACATCGTCAAAGTCTATTACTTGGATTTTCGCTGGTCTTGACTCTCCTCCAAAAGGTGCAACAAAGCCATTTATCTTATCCTTGACATGTTCATCAAGAGAAACGTCTATCAGTACTCCATACCTCTTCGCTTTACTTATTATTTTATTTGCAATTAATTGTAGGTTAAGCATCTTCTCCATGTATATGTATCCCTCTTTTGTGATTTTCTTTTTTCTATCTAAGCCTATACCTAATCTATGCTCATACCAACCCTCATCAGTTTTAATATTTATGTCATTATTGCATCTCAGTTTTTGGGGATATGAATGGACACATAAGACCTTTTCTGTTTCACTCTCTACGTAAAATAAGGGACCTCTAAACTTTGGTACTGGATCATTGTCCTTTATTATGTTATTTATCACCAAGGTATATTTCAAGAACCCATAGATAGTCGATGGTAGGGGTAATGGCTCATAATACCCTGTATTAATAGACCCTGAAATTAATATTGAGCTTACTCCTCCCCACCTAAAAATCGTAGAGCTTATTGGAGTTATGAGGAGATACATAGGCATCACCTAAAATAAGTCCGCAAGCGACGAAATCATGTTGAGATAAGCCTCCTTTACCTTATCTTTAACTATAATACATTCTCCTAAATCCGTTATTTGAGATATCATTTTTAAAACGCTTTCGGAGACTTTATCGTTCTTAGCGTTCCTGGAGACAGTCCTCTTAACTAATGACTGATAAATCTCTGTATATAGATTAGCCTTATCACATGCTAGGACCGCATAGTCCTCAAGTGCCAGCGAATCATATATGAAGCTCCTTGATAAATCTTTATTCCTTATTTTCTCGTCTATAGAGTTTATGAGGTCAATAAATTGAAGTTCAATTTTATTCCCTTCACTCATCTTCAAGGCGGAAAACTCCAATTTAGCCATCCCCCTGCCCGATGACACGAACAATACGTCCTTTCTCTTTATCTCATTCTTCTCCGTCTTATTCATCTCCCCTTCCACTCTTATATCGTCAGTCCTTATCACTTCATCTTTTAATTCTAAGTAATAGTTAGCTAGGGATATAGACATAGTCAGCGGATCCCTATAGTGTGCTATAAATAATGCATAACTTCTACCGTAGGTCCTCAAGGAGTCTACTACTATCCCATTAAATGACTTAAACCCGTCAAACTCAGTGTTCGGATTGTCTGAGTATTCCCAGTAGGCTTCTCTAGTCTTCTTAACACTATCTAATACCACAAACTTATCCATATACCTTACTGGAGATAGTGCCAATATATCATCTCCTCCCAGGTAAATTGGGTATGCCCTATTTTCCTCAAGGAGCTGTTTATCTACTATAGCTTGCATAGTTAGTGTCCTTGAGAGGGTGTAAGCATACGACATGGTTATAGGGACACTTTCTAAATTTTCATTAGTATTATATAGCTTCTTTCTAGCATCTTTTATCTCATCCTCCACCTTATTTACATCCAGTTCTATCGTGTACCCTATTTCTTTTAAATATCCTAATACTGTATTTAAGTACTCTTTTAGAGTCATGAGTTTACCTTCCTTTGATAATAATATCCCTTTCCATAACTTACCTAAATTATCCCCGTTAGCCTTCACAATAGCAAAGTAAAGGTTTCCATATTTCTTTAGGTTTTCTTTGTCAAGTATAACAAGCTTTTCACACGCTTCTTTGTTCCCAGAGTAACACTTACAGTAATTTTCCGCGATTGCCGGGGTTTCAAATAACTTGTTTATCCAATCTTCTTTAACACCTATTTCTTCACTGGAGTCAGTCGAAACTAAATTTCTTACTTCGTCTTTCATGTGATAAGCAAAGTTTAACATTGCTAACTCTGATGTAGAGGGGAACCTCCATTTATACTGACTTATCAGAAGATCTAGTTTTTGCACAACGTTAGATATTACTTTACCCTTTAGTAATCTCTTTATTGCGCAATATGGACATAGCCTATCCTCGGCGTTATTATCCTTCACGTCCAACTTGTCCCCATTATCATAAAGTATAGCAGGAAGTACCCCACATACTGTACAGATCTTGAAATCGGTTTTTTGAGTAAGTTTCTCTATAGTCTTAATTATTCTACTCCCGTAAGAGTACTTCACCTTAGTGTACAGTAAAGCTTTATTCAATAAGTATTCAAAGAAAAGAGAATAGGTCAGAGGTGGAGTGTGATCACAACTAATCTCAGCTCTTACCTTTTCAGAGAACTCCTTGTATATCTCACTTACCTTAAAGACCTTTACAATTGGTCTTATTGGAGGGATCTTCTTAGCCTCTTCAAAATATTCTTTTTCTAGTTCTTGTTCTTGAGGAATTTCGATTCCTTCCAACGCTATTTCAGCTATTGTTCTCCAAACTTCATTAAACCCATTATATACTTCGTCAGTTATTTTAGTCTCATCTTCCTCTGGAAGTAGCAATATTACTCTCTCTGACATCATGGCTATCCTAGGGTAATCTGTTAAACCTGCGTATTTTTTGGCGTACTCCTTAACTTCCTCCTTTACGCTTTTAGAGACTGAGTTATATAGCCACGCTATAAAGAAGTGGTTTAAGCTAAGCTCTGGCCTTAAGACAACGTCTGGACCATATCTCTCTACAAACCCCTTTATAGAATTCCATAAAAGGACGGATGTGAGCCAGCTCGATGCCCACAAATCCCTCGACTTCCTACTGTATGATATAAACTCTTGAATTGAAGGGATCTCTATTACCACGATGGATCCCTTGAATTTCACTTTACCTCTTTCACAGCTTATTATGTTAGTCATCGCTGCAGTAGCGATAGCGTGATCAAAGATTGTATGAGTTGGAACTCTTGTATCAGCTAAGGGAGGAGTATTAGGAAAAATTTCATACCATAGTAGTGGTGCTAAGAAGTAGACTAAATGATACTTAAACTTGTTTTCCTGGTTTACGATCTTACTCAGCTTATCTACGTATTGTTTAACTTGATTTTCTGATACATTTCTTTGGCTCTGGCTCCTAAACCTGTATTCTGGAGAGAATAAGTTTAGTTTAAAGGATATTTCAGTGACTATATTGGACTCTTTTTTATTACTGCTATACAGCTCGCTTATTACCCATCTATCTATAGTAGATGATAACTTATCAGCTATCTTAACATATTGTGGGAATGAGTTATTAATTCGTATCCCTAATTTTTCTAATAGTTCTTTAGCGTCTGCTTCGTGGCCTCCACTATCAGCCAAGAACGTCTTTCTCTTAGCTATATTCCACGCTTTCCAAGGGGGGTCATGAAAATAAGCAATCATTTTGTGGTCTAGGGACATGTTTGATTAACCTCCAATAGTTCTAAATCACCATAACCCCTACTGGTCCTCCTACCCCAACCTGACTTCATTGAGAGAATTAAGGCTCTAAGTAATGTGATAGTAACGCTTTCCTTCAAGTTAGATTTACACTCTTCTAAGACTTCTTTATCGAAGGCTATAAATGTCTTGAACTTGACCCCTTCATTTATGGCTAAGAACTTGACTGGCACGGGCTGAACATCATACTCGTCTTTAGCCCTACCATAGTGCGGGTTTATAATATCATATGTAAGGATACTATTTTGAGGAGCTTCAATTGGATAAGCGTCGAGGAAGATCACTTTACCCACTCCCCCTTTACTACCAAAGACACAATCGGTCAATACACCGTTGTTAGTAAGTTCCATAAAATGGTCCCTCAATATTCCTTTGATTTCGGAAGCTGGTATATAGGGGGAGTCTAATATGAGGTCCCAAGCTAATGGTACTTCAGTTATGAAATATAAGAGGCTCCACCCAGCAATGAACTTACGTAATGTTTTAAAAGTGAGAGTCATATAACATAGGTCAGAGTTCTTCAGAGAGGTTTCTAAATCGTTTAAGTGGGCCTTAATCAGATCATAATTTGGATTATAATTTATCAAATCCCTCATTATATCGTCTTTCAGTTTAGCCTTATCTTTAGTACACCTTATCTCAATCCTATACCTCTGAATTGCACTTAATAGATTATTGGGCATTTCTTACACCACGAGGCTATTGAGTATTACTACCTCCACATAAATCTTTCTTTATTAAGTTCAATAGCTCCCTTGTATAGTTTTGTATAAGACCTTTCAACCTATCATCGTAGTAGTTCACATTTGAATTCCCAAATGATAAATTACTCTTCTTATTAGCAAGCCGTAGTTCAACATTGTACCAGATCTCATCCTTATCCACTTTTGACGAAATTATATCAGCTACTTTAAGTCTATGCTTCCCTGTTTTCTTGTGCTTACCTATGTGTACAATTTCTTTACTTTGATTCAAATTATCATAAAACGATAAGAACGGTAATATATATATATCATAGGAATTATCCTTCTTGACGGGTGTAACTATGAACATTGACTGCCTTCTCAACATAGTAAGATGCTTCCCGTTATCCTTAAAGTAACCGGTGTCTCCCACATTTCTGGGAAGACCAAAGATCCACGTATGTATATATGGAGCCGGTTTCTTTTTGCGATCGTTTTTATGTTCTATTCGGTATACATATATCTTGAAATTTGACTTTAAGAAAGCATCTTGAATTATTTTTAATGCAATAATTACATCGCTCTTATTACACTGAGTATTAGTTATCACGTCCACCGCCTCATTATTACTCTTGTCCACTAAAGGTGCTAACGGTACTGCTGAATTTTCCCATTTGTTGACTTTATTGGTCTTAACATTCTTATTAAAATTGTTATAAAAGGTTCTGAAGGCTTGCTGTATGTCACCGCTGATTATGCTTTTACATATATTATCGGCGACCTGGAGGTTGCAGTTCAGTGGAAGGAACCTACCAAATCCTCTATTAG includes:
- a CDS encoding type III-B CRISPR module-associated Cmr3 family protein, which produces MYLLITPISSTIFRWGGVSSILISGSINTGYYEPLPLPSTIYGFLKYTLVINNIIKDNDPVPKFRGPLFYVESETEKVLCVHSYPQKLRCNNDINIKTDEGWYEHRLGIGLDRKKKITKEGYIYMEKMLNLQLIANKIISKAKRYGVLIDVSLDEHVKDKINGFVAPFGGESRPAKIQVIDFDDVGKLIRRNEVLLASPAIVDPRDDDNIVSWDDKKVNIEAIEGKITYRVVSLGFERGKRSQMKLGLMPTVKLNVEVNKNSIFQEGIGYLTDRGWGSVCII
- the cas10 gene encoding type III-B CRISPR-associated protein Cas10/Cmr2, coding for MSLDHKMIAYFHDPPWKAWNIAKRKTFLADSGGHEADAKELLEKLGIRINNSFPQYVKIADKLSSTIDRWVISELYSSNKKESNIVTEISFKLNLFSPEYRFRSQSQRNVSENQVKQYVDKLSKIVNQENKFKYHLVYFLAPLLWYEIFPNTPPLADTRVPTHTIFDHAIATAAMTNIISCERGKVKFKGSIVVIEIPSIQEFISYSRKSRDLWASSWLTSVLLWNSIKGFVERYGPDVVLRPELSLNHFFIAWLYNSVSKSVKEEVKEYAKKYAGLTDYPRIAMMSERVILLLPEEDETKITDEVYNGFNEVWRTIAEIALEGIEIPQEQELEKEYFEEAKKIPPIRPIVKVFKVSEIYKEFSEKVRAEISCDHTPPLTYSLFFEYLLNKALLYTKVKYSYGSRIIKTIEKLTQKTDFKICTVCGVLPAILYDNGDKLDVKDNNAEDRLCPYCAIKRLLKGKVISNVVQKLDLLISQYKWRFPSTSELAMLNFAYHMKDEVRNLVSTDSSEEIGVKEDWINKLFETPAIAENYCKCYSGNKEACEKLVILDKENLKKYGNLYFAIVKANGDNLGKLWKGILLSKEGKLMTLKEYLNTVLGYLKEIGYTIELDVNKVEDEIKDARKKLYNTNENLESVPITMSYAYTLSRTLTMQAIVDKQLLEENRAYPIYLGGDDILALSPVRYMDKFVVLDSVKKTREAYWEYSDNPNTEFDGFKSFNGIVVDSLRTYGRSYALFIAHYRDPLTMSISLANYYLELKDEVIRTDDIRVEGEMNKTEKNEIKRKDVLFVSSGRGMAKLEFSALKMSEGNKIELQFIDLINSIDEKIRNKDLSRSFIYDSLALEDYAVLACDKANLYTEIYQSLVKRTVSRNAKNDKVSESVLKMISQITDLGECIIVKDKVKEAYLNMISSLADLF
- the cmr6 gene encoding type III-B CRISPR module RAMP protein Cmr6, with amino-acid sequence MPNNLLSAIQRYRIEIRCTKDKAKLKDDIMRDLINYNPNYDLIKAHLNDLETSLKNSDLCYMTLTFKTLRKFIAGWSLLYFITEVPLAWDLILDSPYIPASEIKGILRDHFMELTNNGVLTDCVFGSKGGVGKVIFLDAYPIEAPQNSILTYDIINPHYGRAKDEYDVQPVPVKFLAINEGVKFKTFIAFDKEVLEECKSNLKESVTITLLRALILSMKSGWGRRTSRGYGDLELLEVNQTCP
- the cmr1 gene encoding type III-B CRISPR module RAMP protein Cmr1, producing MTIDPKSLLDSLKQEVNNYYEKRVAARINFKSVTPWWGGDYEGHTSSCVDEDEIVGRLRWFLRTVYNRFSANDLSSYDEAEGYVSKILGSTNNASQYMFKVKDCESRTQNYKYSDLARVKLVLMGKDDKQDYLPLDEMHFMLEILRTSNNTSYDELIVGGTLITLAYIGIGKGANRGFGRFLPLNCNLQVADNICKSIISGDIQQAFRTFYNNFNKNVKTNKVNKWENSAVPLAPLVDKSNNEAVDVITNTQCNKSDVIIALKIIQDAFLKSNFKIYVYRIEHKNDRKKKPAPYIHTWIFGLPRNVGDTGYFKDNGKHLTMLRRQSMFIVTPVKKDNSYDIYILPFLSFYDNLNQSKEIVHIGKHKKTGKHRLKVADIISSKVDKDEIWYNVELRLANKKSNLSFGNSNVNYYDDRLKGLIQNYTRELLNLIKKDLCGGSNTQ